In one window of Psychrobacter sp. P2G3 DNA:
- the mrcB gene encoding penicillin-binding protein 1B, with product MQKSNLKLPQSSKSAISTLPSQQRGIVFSSILLIIVIVGMVLLALYLVKLDRTITQKFEGKRWDIPAKVYSQPLELYQGAAVDNDTMKKWLELLNYRSNKAYDRTGSFHKSGNNYFIHTRGFTYSANDVDKEQVIKMTIADNKIQTIQSTEQNKTGIIRLEPVNIGGIYPDSNEDRMVVSLDDVPQPLIDALIATEDRGFYEHKGVSIRGIARAVLNNFSGGSMQGGSTITQQLIKNFYLNSDRTLKRKANEALMAVLLELHYSKDEILQTYLNEIYLGQNGNRSINGFGLASQFYFNQPLNELRLDQQAMLVGMAKGPSVYNPRRHPNDSKARRDIVLNNMLEMGSISQEDYDKALEKPLGVVDKPVEGKSQFPDFLDIVKRELNEVYYSDDLKNEGLTIISTLDPIAQLAADKAVDKKLGELRRNSSKTKDLQGALVSANPETGELVAVVGSGSEFTGFNRAVDAKRQVGSLLKPVIYMTALESGRYNLASSVDDSPITVNLGDGTKWNPKNYDNRDHGYVPLTTALAKSYNQSTVRLGMEFGIDTFAKQLRRLGIEEKIPAYPSALLGSVNLSPMDMLGVYQVFATGGFRTPIHSIRTVIDDRGRILQRTGLNTQRSIPPETNYLTNYALQQVVKDGTAKRVQSLGSDLNLAGKTGTTNDYRDAWFAGYSGNYVSVVWVGRDDNKPIGLSGGTGALPVWVDYMNRLKLTPVSMPEPEGIEWLWLENNSGKLSNERCASARYLPVMSAYLPEEASSCAISLYQQDQARDQMQWQDEQGSMNQQRQREGLDIPNSEVINPNEENGDNGDTQRRTDTWYDRALEWF from the coding sequence GTGCAAAAATCTAATCTTAAGCTACCACAATCGTCTAAGTCTGCTATTAGTACTCTACCCTCGCAACAGCGCGGTATTGTATTTAGCAGTATCTTATTAATTATTGTCATCGTTGGCATGGTTTTATTGGCGCTGTATTTAGTCAAGCTTGATCGTACTATTACCCAAAAATTTGAAGGCAAGCGCTGGGATATTCCTGCTAAGGTATATTCACAACCACTTGAGCTTTATCAAGGTGCTGCCGTTGATAACGACACCATGAAAAAATGGCTAGAGCTGCTTAATTATCGTAGCAATAAAGCCTATGATCGCACCGGTAGCTTCCATAAATCAGGCAATAACTACTTTATCCATACGCGTGGATTTACCTATAGCGCGAATGATGTTGATAAAGAACAAGTTATCAAAATGACCATTGCGGATAATAAGATTCAGACGATTCAAAGTACTGAACAAAATAAGACTGGTATTATTCGTCTTGAACCTGTGAATATTGGCGGCATTTATCCTGATAGCAATGAAGATCGTATGGTCGTCTCGTTAGATGATGTGCCACAGCCATTGATTGATGCTTTAATCGCTACCGAAGATCGCGGTTTCTATGAACATAAAGGGGTATCCATACGTGGTATCGCTCGCGCCGTACTTAACAATTTCTCTGGCGGCTCTATGCAGGGCGGCTCGACCATCACCCAACAGCTTATCAAGAACTTTTATCTTAACTCTGATCGTACCCTGAAACGTAAAGCCAATGAAGCATTGATGGCAGTGCTGCTAGAGTTGCATTATAGTAAAGATGAAATCCTGCAAACCTATCTGAATGAGATCTATCTGGGTCAAAATGGCAACCGCTCTATCAATGGTTTTGGCTTGGCATCACAATTTTATTTTAATCAACCACTCAATGAGCTACGTTTAGATCAGCAAGCCATGTTAGTAGGTATGGCAAAGGGGCCAAGCGTTTATAATCCACGCCGTCATCCAAACGACTCAAAGGCACGCCGTGATATAGTGCTCAATAACATGCTAGAAATGGGTAGTATTAGTCAAGAGGACTACGATAAAGCGTTAGAAAAACCTCTTGGTGTTGTTGATAAGCCTGTTGAAGGCAAAAGCCAATTTCCAGACTTTTTGGATATCGTCAAGCGTGAACTTAATGAAGTGTACTACTCTGATGACCTCAAAAATGAAGGTCTTACCATCATTAGTACCCTCGACCCTATTGCTCAATTAGCTGCTGATAAAGCTGTTGATAAGAAGCTGGGTGAGCTACGCCGTAATAGTAGTAAGACTAAGGATCTACAAGGAGCATTAGTCAGTGCGAACCCTGAAACGGGCGAGCTGGTCGCAGTAGTTGGTAGTGGTAGTGAGTTTACTGGCTTTAACCGTGCCGTTGATGCTAAGCGTCAAGTTGGTTCGCTGTTAAAACCTGTTATCTATATGACGGCGCTTGAAAGCGGTCGCTATAATTTAGCCAGCTCCGTTGATGACTCACCGATTACAGTCAATCTAGGTGACGGTACTAAATGGAACCCTAAAAATTATGACAATCGCGACCACGGCTATGTGCCGTTAACCACTGCACTGGCTAAATCGTATAACCAAAGTACGGTACGCTTAGGCATGGAATTCGGTATTGATACATTTGCCAAGCAGCTGCGCCGTCTAGGTATTGAAGAAAAAATTCCTGCGTATCCATCCGCATTATTAGGCTCAGTTAACTTAAGTCCAATGGATATGCTTGGCGTTTACCAAGTCTTTGCGACTGGTGGCTTTCGTACTCCTATTCACAGCATTCGTACTGTTATTGATGATCGCGGGCGTATCTTGCAGCGTACTGGTCTTAATACACAGCGTAGTATACCGCCTGAAACCAACTACCTAACTAACTATGCGCTACAACAAGTAGTGAAAGATGGAACCGCTAAACGTGTCCAATCACTTGGTAGCGATTTAAATCTAGCGGGCAAGACAGGTACGACTAATGACTACCGTGACGCCTGGTTTGCAGGCTATAGCGGCAACTACGTAAGCGTTGTCTGGGTTGGACGTGATGACAATAAACCAATCGGACTTAGCGGCGGCACAGGTGCCCTACCAGTATGGGTCGATTATATGAATCGCCTAAAGTTGACACCCGTATCCATGCCAGAACCTGAAGGCATTGAATGGCTGTGGCTTGAAAACAACTCTGGCAAGCTGTCCAATGAACGTTGTGCATCGGCACGATATTTACCAGTCATGTCGGCATACTTACCAGAGGAAGCCAGTAGTTGTGCAATTTCTTTGTACCAGCAAGATCAAGCACGTGATCAGATGCAATGGCAAGATGAGCAAGGCTCGATGAATCAGCAGCGTCAGCGTGAAGGTTTAGATATACCAAATAGTGAGGTAATCAACCCGAATGAGGAAAATGGCGATAATGGTGATACTCAAAGACGTACTGACACTTGGTACGATAGAGCGCTTGAGTGGTTCTAA
- the prmA gene encoding 50S ribosomal protein L11 methyltransferase has product MAWQQLHLQCEKANVDLAEALLLEAGALSIALDDAGDQPLFEPLPGESPLWDEVILTGLFDATTEIGSRQAVEQLSHEIAVQVQASRIWLSAVDDKDWEREWMTHYHPIECANGLWIVPNWLTPPDADAINIIMDPGLAFGTGYHATTRLCLDWLTEQDLQDKVVIDYGCGSGILGVGALLLGAKHVYAVDIDPQAVLATNQNAARNNVDEHLQTFLPEDFVAYCAQHDVVPMDVIVANILAKPLIGLAPYFATLIASQGRIVLAGLIESQTEQVSEAYKPYFALDSKHAFTAQEDQHWQRLSGTFTQ; this is encoded by the coding sequence ATGGCATGGCAACAACTTCACCTACAATGTGAAAAAGCAAACGTCGATCTTGCAGAAGCGCTGTTATTAGAAGCAGGCGCCCTATCTATTGCGTTAGACGATGCAGGTGATCAGCCTTTGTTCGAACCATTACCGGGCGAATCACCCTTATGGGATGAAGTAATACTGACTGGTCTCTTTGATGCTACTACCGAAATTGGGAGTCGACAAGCTGTTGAGCAACTAAGTCATGAGATTGCAGTACAAGTACAGGCCAGTCGCATTTGGCTGAGCGCTGTTGATGATAAAGACTGGGAGCGCGAATGGATGACTCACTATCATCCAATCGAATGCGCTAACGGCTTATGGATCGTTCCAAACTGGTTAACGCCACCTGATGCAGATGCCATTAACATTATTATGGACCCGGGACTTGCCTTTGGAACAGGTTACCATGCCACTACACGCCTATGTTTAGATTGGCTGACTGAACAAGACCTACAAGATAAAGTCGTCATCGATTATGGTTGTGGCTCAGGCATCTTAGGTGTTGGCGCATTGCTATTAGGTGCCAAACATGTCTATGCGGTCGATATCGATCCGCAGGCGGTGCTGGCTACTAACCAAAATGCTGCACGCAATAATGTCGATGAACACTTGCAAACATTTTTGCCAGAAGATTTCGTGGCCTACTGCGCACAACATGATGTCGTTCCAATGGATGTTATTGTAGCCAACATTCTAGCCAAGCCCCTCATCGGCTTAGCTCCTTACTTTGCAACTTTAATTGCCTCACAAGGACGCATAGTTCTAGCAGGATTAATTGAGTCACAGACTGAGCAAGTTTCAGAAGCTTACAAGCCTTATTTTGCCCTTGATTCTAAACATGCTTTCACTGCTCAAGAAGATCAGCATTGGCAACGTTTATCAGGAACGTTTACACAGTAG
- a CDS encoding tetratricopeptide repeat protein, which yields MTASMQQQYLAVMNDRHKGLGKLLLVSTALIGTLTLSACQTAPSAPNSTGAGATTTTINTPQGSVTNRNDASNTADYSSEPYIAPAETTRTPANPPYSEPQTRPRSESSSTTTNNPLTQQTPIIEQPEIIFNEPVYTPPRDDYMISQPPATPSHNELLEQARQNSQQQSRKSTSNQSNLPAFRNLMQTGTNQLKSGNLTAAENSFTRAQRLAPRSSAVYFYLSQVALKKGQPRKAEAMARRGLTVSEDDSRRRALWQLILRSGQQQNNSRVVREAQLALK from the coding sequence ATGACGGCATCTATGCAGCAACAATACTTGGCAGTAATGAATGACAGACACAAAGGGTTGGGTAAATTATTACTAGTATCAACTGCGCTCATCGGTACTTTGACGTTGAGTGCTTGTCAGACCGCGCCTTCAGCTCCTAACAGTACCGGTGCAGGCGCAACAACGACTACGATTAATACTCCTCAAGGGTCTGTAACTAACCGTAATGATGCCAGCAATACAGCTGACTACTCTAGTGAGCCTTATATAGCACCCGCTGAAACTACTAGAACGCCAGCAAATCCTCCTTACTCTGAGCCCCAAACGAGACCTAGATCTGAGAGTAGTAGTACAACTACCAACAATCCTTTAACCCAGCAAACACCGATAATAGAACAACCAGAAATCATATTTAACGAGCCAGTGTACACCCCACCACGTGATGATTATATGATCTCGCAACCGCCCGCTACACCTTCACATAATGAGCTATTAGAGCAAGCACGTCAGAATTCGCAGCAGCAAAGCCGTAAATCTACTAGCAATCAAAGCAACTTGCCAGCATTTCGTAATCTGATGCAAACAGGCACTAATCAGCTTAAATCAGGTAATTTGACCGCTGCTGAAAACAGCTTTACGCGTGCTCAACGTCTAGCACCTAGATCTTCAGCGGTTTATTTTTACCTGTCACAAGTTGCTCTGAAGAAGGGACAGCCACGTAAAGCCGAAGCGATGGCACGTCGTGGCCTGACAGTTTCTGAAGATGACAGTCGTCGCCGTGCGTTATGGCAGCTTATCTTACGATCAGGTCAACAACAGAACAATTCACGCGTTGTAAGAGAGGCACAATTAGCTCTTAAGTAG
- a CDS encoding HU family DNA-binding protein: MNKSELIDSIADKSGLNKTQAGDALNAVMESVGEALEAGESISLVGFGTFSVKDRKARTGRNPKTGEELSIPASKVPSFKAGKNLKERLN, translated from the coding sequence ATGAATAAGTCAGAATTAATTGATAGCATTGCAGACAAAAGCGGCCTAAACAAAACCCAAGCTGGTGATGCATTGAACGCCGTTATGGAAAGCGTTGGTGAAGCTCTAGAAGCTGGTGAAAGTATCTCATTAGTTGGTTTTGGTACGTTTAGCGTAAAAGACCGTAAAGCACGCACTGGCCGTAATCCTAAAACAGGTGAAGAGCTAAGTATCCCTGCAAGTAAAGTACCAAGCTTTAAAGCCGGTAAAAACTTAAAAGAGCGCTTAAACTAA
- a CDS encoding Rrf2 family transcriptional regulator, which produces MRLTTRGRYAVTALLDLALQTSQQDSAVSLSDIAKRQSISISYLEQLFSKLRKRGLVTSIRGAAGGYHLAKPLDEIDVMSIISAVDESVNAMQCEGRGDCQGGTMCLTHDLWCALSNHIEQYLKNITLAQLLDMENVQSVSERQQNSTKEISIKDINTITLSTSEANPA; this is translated from the coding sequence ATGCGTTTAACTACTCGAGGCAGGTATGCCGTTACCGCGTTACTAGATTTGGCGTTACAAACCAGTCAACAAGACAGTGCTGTATCCTTATCTGATATTGCAAAACGGCAATCGATATCTATCTCATATCTTGAACAGTTATTCTCCAAACTACGTAAACGCGGTTTAGTTACTAGTATTCGTGGTGCTGCAGGCGGTTATCATTTAGCCAAACCCCTAGATGAGATAGATGTAATGAGTATTATATCTGCCGTTGACGAGTCGGTTAATGCCATGCAGTGTGAAGGACGTGGTGACTGCCAAGGTGGTACAATGTGCCTAACCCATGATTTATGGTGTGCACTGTCCAATCATATTGAGCAGTACTTGAAAAATATAACATTGGCGCAATTATTAGATATGGAAAATGTGCAATCAGTATCAGAGCGTCAGCAAAACTCTACTAAAGAGATTTCCATAAAAGACATTAATACTATTACCCTATCGACCAGCGAGGCAAACCCAGCATGA
- the purH gene encoding bifunctional phosphoribosylaminoimidazolecarboxamide formyltransferase/IMP cyclohydrolase yields MATKPLALLSVSDKSNIVEFAQGLIQSGFDLLSTGGTYRLLKEHNVAVTEVSDYTGFPEMMDGRVKTLHPKIHGGILGRRGTDDAIMSSHSIDRIDLVVVNLYPFAETIARADVTMNDAIENIDIGGPTMVRSAAKNHAHVGIVTDPADYERVLVALGNGTELTTALRYDLAVKAFEHTAQYDGMIANFLGSRVNETQQPENFSRTFNVQLEKAQDLRYGENPHQNAAFYIESQPSKSKQASIATAEQLQGKALSYNNIADTDAALECVKAFSAPACVIVKHANPCGVAIDNDQVAAYQTAFSTDPESSFGGIIAFNRPLTLAAAKAIIDNQFVEVIIAPSIEAGVLEATATKKNVRVLVCGELPAPDQRDIQLDYKRVNGGLLVQEQDLGLITANDLKIVTDVQPTEAQIADLLFSWNVAKYVKSNAIVYAKGQRTIGVGAGQMSRVNSARIAAIKAEHAGLATEGAVMASDAFFPFRDGIDNAAAVGISAIIQPGGSMRDDETIAAANEHGIAMVFTGMRHFRH; encoded by the coding sequence ATGGCTACCAAACCGCTTGCTCTACTCTCAGTCTCTGATAAGTCCAATATCGTAGAATTTGCTCAGGGGCTTATTCAGTCAGGATTTGACTTACTATCCACTGGCGGTACTTATCGTTTGCTCAAAGAGCATAATGTGGCCGTGACTGAAGTATCAGATTATACTGGTTTCCCTGAAATGATGGATGGCCGTGTCAAAACGCTACACCCAAAGATTCATGGTGGTATTTTAGGTCGCCGTGGTACAGATGATGCGATTATGAGTTCGCATAGTATTGATCGTATCGATTTGGTCGTGGTTAACCTTTATCCATTTGCTGAAACAATTGCTCGTGCTGATGTCACTATGAACGATGCTATTGAAAACATCGATATTGGTGGTCCGACTATGGTACGTTCTGCTGCTAAGAACCATGCCCACGTAGGTATTGTTACTGATCCAGCCGATTATGAACGAGTACTTGTAGCCTTAGGTAATGGCACAGAACTGACAACGGCCTTACGCTATGACTTAGCGGTTAAAGCGTTTGAACATACGGCACAATACGATGGGATGATTGCTAACTTTTTGGGTAGTCGTGTCAATGAAACTCAACAGCCAGAGAATTTTTCAAGAACGTTTAATGTGCAGCTTGAAAAAGCACAAGACCTACGCTATGGCGAAAACCCACATCAAAATGCTGCTTTTTATATAGAAAGCCAACCTTCAAAAAGTAAGCAAGCTTCTATAGCAACGGCCGAGCAATTACAAGGCAAAGCATTATCTTATAATAATATCGCCGATACTGATGCTGCCCTTGAATGCGTCAAAGCATTTAGTGCACCTGCTTGCGTAATCGTCAAGCACGCTAACCCTTGCGGTGTCGCCATTGATAACGACCAAGTAGCGGCTTATCAAACTGCTTTTAGCACGGATCCTGAATCTTCTTTCGGTGGCATTATTGCCTTTAACCGCCCATTAACACTTGCCGCAGCAAAAGCCATTATTGACAATCAATTCGTAGAAGTTATTATTGCGCCAAGTATTGAAGCAGGTGTACTTGAAGCGACTGCGACTAAGAAAAACGTACGCGTCTTAGTTTGCGGTGAACTACCAGCACCAGATCAGCGCGACATCCAACTTGACTATAAGCGCGTCAACGGTGGCCTGTTGGTACAAGAACAGGATCTCGGTTTGATCACTGCTAATGATTTGAAAATCGTCACTGACGTACAACCAACTGAAGCACAAATTGCTGATCTGTTATTTAGTTGGAACGTAGCAAAATACGTCAAATCCAACGCTATCGTTTATGCTAAAGGTCAGCGCACTATTGGTGTTGGCGCAGGTCAAATGAGCCGGGTAAACTCAGCACGTATCGCTGCTATCAAAGCTGAGCATGCTGGATTAGCAACTGAAGGTGCTGTCATGGCCTCAGATGCCTTCTTCCCGTTCCGTGATGGCATAGATAACGCTGCTGCAGTAGGGATTTCTGCTATCATCCAGCCAGGTGGCTCTATGCGTGATGATGAAACCATTGCTGCAGCAAATGAGCATGGTATTGCTATGGTATTTACGGGTATGCGCCATTTCCGTCATTAA
- a CDS encoding SurA N-terminal domain-containing protein translates to MDKLRDFLKSWPGRILLILCLSPLALLGIESYFQGNVDPNQIAQVGEASVGLSEYQNAVNNRRSEILDQIDDASLLNEDVLHEQVLKGLIDRTLLEQQAGKLGMTVSDDTINRLLRQEDAFKDENGEFSNDQFSNFLRQRGMTKDQLFAEFRNQLSLDQLNASIVGTAIYPMKAVNQLIDLQLESRNIWLHRFNWQDYQQKVKLSKNDIQAYYDANKETLKSDAMVDLAYIQLSPATIKVDQVTEEDLQQQYEGYKQGLAVVDERKLSQILVTGNDAKTRADKIKARLDKGESFAALAKTESDDPSGATGGDIGLFNPSVFGNDAAAVETALQGLSVGDVTAPIKTNFGYQIFTVTEDNGSKIPSLDSMREELTAKAKEYKRQSIYADKVTAINDLAADGFSIEDIAQQENVALKRIKDYRKNNNTSVLPQPAVIKQAFDEFTIQDQAVTAGIEVGSGTAWVQPSNYRPTQTLTLAAATPIITKRLRQQKASAMALKDAKQLAAGIKTVADINKQTVGFQALGQVNRQTTLLTEKERSLAFSKQASENGVVALASETEIGASVLVGDRIETERQSQLSDLEKAQTASIIRDNLGQDQLQDYLDYLRLVYKVEINEANMAGAQGQ, encoded by the coding sequence ATGGATAAATTGCGCGATTTTTTGAAAAGCTGGCCTGGTCGCATTTTATTGATTCTATGCCTATCGCCACTCGCTTTATTAGGTATCGAGAGCTACTTTCAGGGCAATGTTGATCCCAATCAAATAGCCCAAGTAGGTGAGGCAAGTGTGGGTTTGTCAGAGTATCAAAATGCAGTAAACAATCGACGCTCTGAGATTTTAGACCAAATTGATGACGCAAGCTTATTAAATGAAGATGTGTTACATGAGCAAGTGCTAAAAGGATTGATTGACCGCACCTTACTTGAGCAGCAAGCTGGTAAGCTAGGTATGACTGTATCTGATGACACGATCAATCGTCTGTTGCGTCAAGAGGACGCTTTTAAAGATGAAAACGGCGAATTCTCTAACGATCAGTTCTCGAACTTTTTACGTCAACGCGGCATGACTAAAGACCAACTGTTTGCTGAATTTCGTAATCAGTTAAGCCTAGATCAGCTCAATGCAAGTATCGTTGGTACTGCCATCTATCCTATGAAAGCGGTGAATCAGCTGATTGATTTACAGCTAGAATCACGCAATATCTGGCTACATCGTTTTAATTGGCAAGATTATCAGCAGAAAGTTAAGCTTAGCAAAAATGATATCCAAGCTTATTATGATGCTAATAAAGAGACGCTAAAGAGCGATGCCATGGTTGATTTGGCATATATTCAGTTAAGCCCTGCGACGATTAAGGTCGATCAAGTTACAGAAGAAGATCTGCAGCAGCAATATGAAGGCTATAAGCAAGGGCTTGCTGTGGTTGATGAGCGTAAGCTAAGTCAGATTCTAGTTACTGGTAATGATGCTAAGACGCGTGCTGATAAAATCAAAGCTCGTCTTGATAAAGGTGAATCATTCGCAGCATTGGCCAAAACAGAGTCAGATGATCCATCAGGCGCGACTGGCGGTGATATCGGACTTTTCAATCCATCAGTATTTGGTAATGATGCTGCTGCCGTTGAAACAGCGCTGCAAGGCTTAAGTGTAGGTGACGTTACTGCCCCTATTAAAACCAATTTCGGTTATCAGATATTTACGGTAACAGAAGACAATGGTAGTAAAATACCAAGCCTAGATAGTATGCGTGAAGAGTTAACAGCTAAGGCAAAGGAATATAAGCGTCAATCAATTTATGCTGATAAAGTAACAGCAATTAATGATTTGGCAGCAGATGGTTTTAGTATCGAAGATATCGCTCAGCAAGAAAACGTAGCGTTAAAACGTATTAAAGATTATCGTAAGAATAATAATACGTCAGTGTTGCCGCAACCTGCTGTCATCAAGCAAGCCTTTGATGAGTTTACTATCCAAGATCAGGCAGTAACGGCAGGTATTGAAGTAGGTAGCGGAACGGCATGGGTGCAACCAAGTAACTATCGTCCAACTCAAACTCTTACCTTGGCAGCTGCAACTCCAATTATTACCAAAAGGCTGCGTCAGCAAAAAGCCAGTGCTATGGCTCTTAAAGATGCTAAGCAGTTGGCTGCTGGGATTAAAACCGTGGCTGATATCAATAAGCAAACAGTAGGTTTTCAGGCACTCGGTCAGGTTAATCGTCAAACAACGTTACTGACCGAAAAGGAGCGTAGTTTAGCATTTAGTAAGCAAGCCTCTGAGAACGGGGTTGTAGCGTTGGCAAGTGAGACTGAGATAGGTGCTAGTGTGCTGGTTGGTGATCGTATTGAGACTGAACGCCAATCGCAGTTGTCTGATCTAGAAAAAGCGCAAACAGCCTCAATTATCCGTGATAATTTAGGTCAAGATCAGCTGCAAGATTACTTAGATTATCTACGTCTGGTATATAAGGTTGAAATTAACGAAGCTAACATGGCAGGGGCACAAGGTCAGTAA
- a CDS encoding DUF3426 domain-containing protein yields MTTLIKTQCPSCQAYFSLPQAQLNELNAKARCGRCQQVFLVNENLVVSGDDRSNTDSNFTSFEKSKNNNSQQDNNFLSSDTLIYDDMPVDDIEESNSEYNSLDEMSAWFSELDTTNLDSEPTDSKPATTVDNQSNIEPNDQDTLFEESDYVVNTRPQYNIGSVAANDINASIDNINMSNDNDNAWLEKLLEEQNNDTNTIESDTDLSQLLASMGVPLRDQTQISPKQISKGQSRIYPSQTLAQTSAASILWVAGCLVLIMLLFAQYVIFNLDNIVKNPAHAARLQAVCAVAACSLPSADMAAFDITDLVYKPSDIMDADVFTDITATLANQSTKSQLLPSLKVSIYDNNALTGEFIALPKDYLASKQNLLFAEQNKSFMFTVPVTINHISKVTINPIY; encoded by the coding sequence ATGACCACGCTCATCAAAACCCAATGTCCTTCTTGCCAAGCCTACTTTAGTTTACCGCAAGCTCAATTAAATGAGTTAAATGCGAAAGCGCGCTGTGGACGCTGTCAACAAGTATTTTTAGTAAATGAAAATCTTGTGGTCTCTGGTGATGATCGTTCAAATACCGATAGCAATTTCACCTCTTTTGAAAAAAGCAAAAATAATAATTCTCAGCAGGATAATAATTTTTTATCCTCTGATACTCTTATCTATGATGATATGCCCGTTGACGATATTGAAGAGTCAAACTCAGAATATAACTCGCTAGATGAAATGAGTGCATGGTTTTCTGAGCTGGATACTACAAATCTAGATTCTGAACCAACAGACTCTAAACCAGCCACTACTGTGGATAATCAGTCTAATATCGAGCCTAACGATCAAGATACTTTATTTGAAGAATCAGATTATGTTGTCAACACTAGGCCTCAATATAATATCGGTTCAGTCGCCGCTAATGATATCAATGCTTCTATCGACAATATTAATATGTCCAATGACAACGATAATGCATGGCTTGAAAAACTCCTTGAAGAACAAAACAATGATACAAACACGATAGAGTCTGACACTGATTTATCGCAGCTATTAGCTAGCATGGGCGTACCACTTAGAGATCAAACTCAAATTAGCCCTAAGCAAATAAGCAAGGGTCAGTCACGTATCTACCCATCACAAACTCTTGCACAGACTTCTGCCGCTTCGATCCTTTGGGTAGCCGGCTGCTTAGTCTTGATAATGCTATTGTTTGCACAATATGTTATTTTTAATCTAGATAACATAGTCAAAAACCCAGCGCATGCAGCACGCTTACAAGCAGTTTGCGCAGTCGCAGCTTGCAGCCTACCTAGTGCTGACATGGCAGCTTTTGATATTACTGATTTGGTTTATAAACCTAGTGATATTATGGATGCTGATGTATTTACTGATATAACAGCCACTTTGGCAAACCAAAGCACAAAGTCCCAGCTCCTACCTAGTCTCAAAGTTAGCATTTATGACAATAACGCTCTAACTGGAGAGTTCATTGCGCTGCCAAAGGACTATCTAGCAAGTAAGCAAAATCTACTATTCGCTGAACAAAACAAATCATTTATGTTTACAGTACCAGTTACCATCAATCATATTAGTAAAGTTACTATCAACCCTATTTATTAA
- the fis gene encoding DNA-binding transcriptional regulator Fis produces MHSDTTLTPANAPLRVHVERVVREYFAALDDEMPTDFYELILKEVELPLLTVVLEQTRGNQTKCAQILGLNRGTLRKKLKIYDLM; encoded by the coding sequence ATGCACAGTGATACGACACTTACTCCAGCGAATGCGCCTTTACGTGTGCATGTTGAACGCGTAGTACGTGAGTATTTTGCGGCCTTGGATGATGAAATGCCAACCGACTTTTACGAGCTCATCTTAAAAGAAGTAGAACTCCCCCTACTAACTGTAGTACTTGAGCAAACTCGTGGAAATCAAACCAAATGCGCTCAAATTTTGGGCCTTAATCGTGGCACACTACGCAAAAAACTTAAAATCTACGATTTAATGTAG